The Xenopus laevis strain J_2021 chromosome 5L, Xenopus_laevis_v10.1, whole genome shotgun sequence genome has a segment encoding these proteins:
- the LOC108716291 gene encoding olfactory receptor 5G3 gives MESIKNQTSFSSFVLLGLTNQKELQPILFLIFLIIYSLTLLGNLLIIVLIWLDYCLHKPMYFFIGNLSFLDLCFSSVTVPKLLAVFMSNKAIQISWCSAQLFLFTSLGSAQCLLLSAMAYDRYVAICKPLLYAAIMNSRICLLLALALWCVAFINGLVQTNYTFQLSFCSETINHFLCEIPPLLSVACTSTFMNELLLFSLIGLISVGSLLLIIVSYIHIASAIMRISSIQGRRKTFSTCASHLTLVTLMYGSAFFVYMKPSPSDARKKDTSVSVLYTVVTPMLNPIIYSWRNTEVLTAFRKTFLRKSF, from the coding sequence ATGGAATCAATCAAAAACCAAACCTCCTTTAGCAGCTTTGTACTTCTGGGACTGACCAATCAAAAGGAGCTGCAACCCATTCTCTTCCTCATCTTCCTCATAATTTATTCATTGACTCTGCTGGGAAACTTGCTTATTATTGTCCTCATATGGCTGGACTATTGCCTGCACAAGCCCATGTACTTCTTCATTGGCAACTTGTCCTTTCTAGACCTGTGCTTCTCCTCGGTCACAGTGCCCAAACTGCTGGCTGTCTTTATGTCAAACAAGGCCATTCAGATCTCATGGTGTTCTGCTCAGCTGTTTCTTTTCACTTCGTTGGGCAGCGCCCAGTGTTTGCTCCTTTCAGCCATGGCTTATGATCGTTACGTGGCCATCTGCAAGCCCTTGCTCTATGCTGCCATCATGAACAGTAGAATCTGTTTGCTCCTGGCTTTGGCTTTGTGGTGTGTGGCTTTTATAAACGGTTTGGTACAGACTAACTACACCTTCCAGCTATCATTCTGTAGTGAGACCATTAATCACTTTCTGTGTGAGATTCCTCCTCTACTAAGCGTGGCCTGTACATCTACATTCATGAATGAATTACTGCTCTTTTCTCTGATCGGCCTTATTTCTGTTGGTTCCTTATTGCTGATCATTGTATCTTACATACACATTGCCTCTGCAATCATGAGGATCTCCTCCATACAAGGACGAAGGAAGACCTTCTCCACATGTGCCTCCCATCTGACACTTGTAACGCTCATGTACGGCTCAGCTTTCTTTGTCTACATGAAGCCATCTCCATCTGATGCCAGAAAGAAGGACACTTCCGTTTCAGTGCTGTATACAGTAGTAACTCCTATGCTTAACCCAATTATTTACAGCTGGAGAAACACAGAAGTTTTAACGGCTTTTAGAAAGACTTTcctaagaaaatcattttaa